Part of the Roseomonas sp. OT10 genome, GCCGGGGCCTCGCGCGGCGCCGGGGCGGTCACGGGGCGCCGGTCAGCCGATGCCGAGCGTCTTCAGGTGCTCGCGCGCCACCTCGCGCGCATCCCGGCCCTCCACCACCACCCGGCTGTTCAGCCTCTGGAGCGTCTCCAGCGACAGCGAGGCGAAGACGGGGTTCAGCCACTCGCCGAGCCGCGGATGCGCCTTCGCCACCGCGCCGCGCACCACCGGGGCGGGGCGGTAGACGATCTGCGCCCCCTTGGGGTCGGCCAGCACCTTCAGGTCCAGCGCGGCGATGGCGCCGTCCGTGCCGTAGACCATGGCGGCGTTCACCCCGTTCAGCCGCTCCGCCGCCGCGCGCATCGTCACCGCCGTGTCGCCGCCGGCCAGCACCACCAGCCGGTCGGGGGGCAGGGTGAAGCCGTAGACCCGCTGGAAGGCGGGCAGGGCGGCCGGGCTCTCCACGAACTCGGCCGAGGCGGCGAGCTTGAACGGCCCGTTCGCGGCGAGGTGGCGGGCGAGGTCCTCCAGGCTGGCGAGCCGGGCGCTGGCGGCGAGGTCCGAGCGCACGGCGATGGCCCAGGTGTTGTTGGCCGGGGAGGGCTCCAGCCAGACCAGGTCGTTCCTCTCCGCGTCCAGCGCCTTCACCTTGGCCGCACCCGCGGCCGGGTCGTGCCAAGCGGGGTCGCTCTCCATCTGGAAGAAGAAGGCGCCGTTGCCCGTGTATTCCGGATAGACGTCGATCTCCCCGGCCAGGATGGCACCGCGCACGATCCGCGTCGGGCCGAGCTGGAGCTTGCGCTCCACCGGCACGCCCTTCGCCGCCAGCACCTGGGCGATCATCTCGCCCAGCAGCGCCCCTTCCGTGTCGAGCTTGGAGGCGACCACCACCGGCCGGCCCTGCGCCCGCGCGGCCAGGGGCAGGGTGGCGGCCAGCGCGCCGAGCAGCGCGGCGCGGCGGGTGGGCGAGGGGAGGGCGAGGGGCATCCGGCGGCGCTCCAGGGCGGGGACACGAATCGGTCGTGAGGGCGCCGGTCGCGCCGCGCCGCCGATCCCTGGTGCCAGCCTCGCCCGGCGGCCGCCGGGCGGGAAGGGGCCCGCGCCGCCGCTCGGAAGGATGTGAAGCCGCGCCCGGACGGCGGGCGCGGCTTCAGGCCGCCGCCGGATGGCGGGCGGCGGCCTGCCCGATGAACCCCGCCTGGCCGGACAGCTCCGCCGCCGCCTCCCGCAGCAGCGCGGTATCGACCCGCGGATCGGCGGCCAGGCGGTCCGCCGCCCGCCGCAACGCCCGCGCCGCCCGGCCCGGCTGCGTCCCGACCTGGCGGAGCCGCGCCAGCGCCAGCGCCAGCGGCCGCGCCACCCGCGCTTCCAGCCCGGGCTCGCGCAGCACCTCGTCCAGGTGCAGCACGGCGGAGCCGAGCAGCAGCAGGGCGAAGCCGCCTTCCGCCACCTGCGCCCGGCTGGTGCCGGTCTTCTCCGCCCAGCGCACCAGCCGCAGCACGCGATGGTACAGCCGCGCGCGCCAGACCGGGCGATGCAGTGAGGCACCGCGCCGCGCCGCCATGGCCTCGACCTCGCGGACCATCATGCCCGAGAGCATCCGCAGCCGCCGGCGGCCATCCACGGGGAAGACCAGGTGGAAGGCGAGCAGCCCGATGGCCGGGCCCAGCAGCACGGCCGCGCCCACCGTCAGCGAATGCTCCAGGCTGCCGGCCAGCGGCCAGCTGGGCTGGAGGAGGAGGAGCAGGACCATGTTGGCATCGAAGCCGACCGGCCCGCTGCCGCGCCGGTGGCCGAACAGCACCCCGCCGGCCAGGATGAAGGGGAGCATCAGGGCCACCAGCCCCGCCTCGCCGCCGGCCAGCGGCCAGGCCAGCCAGCGGCAGGCCAGGGCGGCGGCGATGCCGATCGCCTGGCCCAGCAGGACCTGCGGCAGGATCCGCGTCGGCTGGTCCGCGGTGGAGAAGACCGTGGTCATGATGGCGGTGCCGAGCAGCATGAACACGCCCGCCTCCCAGCCCGTCGCCAGCCAGAGGGCGCCGACCGTGGCGTTGACCGCGACGGCGCGCAGCATCGCCTCGCGCGCGCCGACCCAGTCCCGATGCAGGGGCACGCCGCCCGGACCCGCCCCCGGTGCCTCGCCCGCCGCCGCGGCCAGTGCGGTCAGCGCCTCGCGCAGCAGGGGATCGTTCCCGGCGAGCGCGGCCGCCCGTTGCAGCGGGGCGGGCGCCGGATCGTCCGCCGCCTCGCGCAGCGCCGCTGCCAGCGCCTCGTGCGGGCCGGGAGAGGGCGGACGCCGCATCCAGAGCAGCAGGGCGACCTGGGCGGAGAGCAGGCGGCGGACCGACCGGACCATGGCGCGGGAGCGCAGGGAGCCGGCCGCATGGCTGTCCAACCCGTCCTCGATCGCCGCCATCCCGGACAGCAGGCGCTCGTCCTCCTCCGCCGGCCTCGGCCCGCGGCCGGCCAGATGGGCGGCCGCCGCGGCCAGCAGACGGGCGGAGAGGTCCCGGGCCCGCCGCGCCGGGTCCGCGGGATCGGTGGCGGCGGCGAAGATCCAGCCGAGCGCCAGCGCCACCGCCACGCCGACCAGCACGGTCAGCATGCGGTCGATCCCGATGGCGAGCGGGCTGGCCCAGCGCGCGCTGTGCAGCAGCGCCACCATCGCGGCCGAATAGCCCGCCAGGATCGCGCCGTAGGAGGCGAAGCCGCGCAGCAGGTTGCCCGCCCCGGCGCAGAGGCCGAGCCAGAGCGCGAGGCCGGTCACGATCCACCAGGGGTCGTTCCCCGCCGCCAGCAGCAGCCCCATGCCGAAGGCCGAGCCCGCCACCGTGCCGAGGGCGCGGAAGAGGCCCTTCTCCAGCAGATGGCCGCGGACGGGCAGGGAAGCGGCCCAGACCGTCATGCCCGACCACTGCGGATGTTCCAGCCCCAGCAGCCAAGCCAGCACCACCGCGCAGCAGGCGGCGAGCGCGGTGCGCAGGGCGAAGCGCAGCCGGGCCGGGTCGAAGCCCAGCCGCTCCAGCCTCACGGCGGGGCTCATGGGCCGGAGGCGCCGTCGCGGAGGTGGCGGATGCGCGCGTCGATCCGTTCCAGCGCGTGGGTCAGCGCCTCCATCCGGGCATCGTCGAGGTCGGCGAGCATCGCCTCCTCCGTCTCGATCAGGATGCGCCGGATCTCCGCCACGGCCACCTGCCCGGCCGGGGTGAGGAACAGGAGGTTGGAGCGCCGGTCGGCCGGGTCCTGCCGTCGCTCGATCAGCCCCTTGCCGGCCAGGATATCGAGCAGCCGGACGAGGCTGGAGCCGTCGATGCCGACGCGGGCGGCCAGCTCCGTCTGGGAGATGCCGCCACCGCTGCGATCGATATGGATCAGCGGCGGCCAGGTGGCATCGGAAAGGCCAAGGCCGGCGAGGCGGGCATCCACCGCTGCGCGCCAGCGCCGGGCGGTTCCGACGAACAGCATGCCGAAGCGGGCCCGCAGGGAGGAAGAGGAATCCATGGCGATATGGTATGATACCAATAATTGGTATTCAAGTTATATGCGCGGCATCGTACTGCTGCTGCCCTGTCGGCACATCCCGCATGGCGCCGGGTCCGGGCCATCGTCCGGGTGAGGCGAAGCGGGACGGCAGGACCTGCCACGCCGAAGCGGCGCCGTGACCGATGGTTGCCGGCAGCCCCGCCATGATCCTTGCGAAAGGGACGCGCACCCGGGCGGCGCGGCGCGGGACTGTCGATCGGGCGAACGGCGGCCTGGTGCGGGCGGTCGGACTCGAACCGACATGTCCGTGAGGACGGCGGATTTTGAGTCCGCTGCGTCTACCATTCCACCACGCCCGCCAGCGGGCCACCAAGTCCGGCCCGCGCCCGTGGCCTCCCCCTATAGCGGAACCGGCCGCGACACGACAGCCCCGGCCGCCCGGGCGGCCGCCGTCAGCCGGGGATGGGCGCCGCCGCGGCCCGCCCGGGGGCCTCGGCACCATGGGTCGGGAACTCGCCCGGCGCCGTCACCTCCAGCATCTCCAGGTCGTCGCTGTGTTCCACCTCGCGGTGGCGGACGCCCGGGGGCTGCATCACGCTGTCGCCGGGCTCCAGCAGCACCTCGCCGACATCCTCGTACTCGAAGCGCACCCAGCCGCGCAGCACCAGCACGAGCTGGAAGGCCAGGTCGTGCGTGTGCCACTGCGGCTTCGGCCCCTCGCCGGGGACGGCGCGGATCACGTGCGCCCCGAAGGCGCCGCCGGTCGCCTCCCGCACGCCCAGGTCGCGGTAGGCGAAGAAGGCGCGCAGCCCGGCATCGTAGCCGGCACCGGCAGCCTTGGAGACGGTGGTCCGCATCCTCTGTCCTCCTTCACGCCGGCCGTCAGGTCAGCGGCTGGTCGCAATGCGTCCGGAACCCCTCCCGCTGCCGCAGCCGCGCGTACCATGCGGCGAGGTTCGGCAGCTCCGGCCGCTGCACGGGCAGGGCGTACCAGCGGTGCACGAACGGACCCAGCGCGATGTCGGCGAGGGAGAAGGCGCCTGCCACGTACTCCTCCCCGGCCAGCCGCGCATCCAGGATGCGCCACAGCCGCTCCGCCTCGTCCCGCGCCTTCGCCGCTGCCACGAGGTCGCGCTCCGGTTCCGGGAGGCGGATGAAGGTATAGAAAATGGTCGCCATCTGGGGCGTCAGCGTGCCGAGCTGCCAGTCCAGCCATTGGTCCACCAGCCCGCGGCCGCGCGGCTCCTCCGGGTAGAGCGCGATGCCGCCGGGCCGCGTCCGCGCCAGGTAGCGCAGGATGGCGTTGCTCTCCCACAGGACGAAGCCGTCATCCTCGATGGTCGGGATCAGGCTGTTCGGGTTGATCGCCCGGTAGGCCGCGTCGCGGGTCCGGCCGAAGACGCCGCCGGCATCCTCGCGCCTGTAGCCCAGCTGCAGCTCGTGGCAGAGCCAGAGGACCTTCATCACGTTGCTGCTGTTGGTCCGGCCCCAGATCGTCAGCATCGCGTCATCCTTCCCCCCTGGCCGCAGCCCGTCCCGCGACGGTGGCGCAGATGGCGGCGGCGGGGAAGCCGTCCCCCTGGCCCGATGGAAGGGGAATGGCAGGGCGGCGTGCAGCCGCCTTGCCGGCCCAGGGGGCAGGCCGCAGGTTGCGCGCATGACCCTTCGACGTGCTGCCCTCGCGCTCGCCCTGCTGGCTGCCGCGGCGCCGCTTCTCGCCATGGCCTCGGAAGGCTGGCTGGGCCTCGCGCCCTGCGCCCTGTGCCTGTGGCAGCGGTGGCCCTACTGGCTCGCCGTGGCGCTGGCCCTCGCGGCCGCCGCGCTGCGCTCCCGCGCGTTGCTCGCCCTGGCCGGGGTGGCGGTGCTGGCCTCCGCCGCGATCGCCGGGCTGCATGTCGGGGTGGAGCAGCACTGGTGGCCCTCGCCGCTGCCGTCCTGCGCGGCGCCGGTCTCCACGGGCGGCGGCACCGTCGACGACCTGATGCGCAGCCTCGCCGCCAAGCCGGCCAAGCCCTGTGACGCCCCGGCCTTCCTCATCCCCGGGCTGCCCGTCTCCATGGCAGCGATGAACCTCGTCTATGCGTTGGCCCTCGGTGGCTGGGCGCTATGGGCGGCCCGCCGGGGTGGGAGGGCGTGAGCATGGCGGCGACGATCCGGGGCGGGGCCCGTCGGCCGGCACGGGCCGGCGCGCCGGCCTGACCGCATGATCCGACGCGGCAAAGGGACGGGCGGGGCCAATCTGGCCGGAGGGCTGGCCATGGCGATGCTGGCCGGCTGCGGCGCCCCGGAACTGCCCCGCCTGCCGGAGCTGCCGCGCCTGCCGGAACTGTCGGGCCTGCCCGAGCTGCCGAGCCTGCCGGAGCTGCCGGGCCTTCCCGGCCTGTCACGCTGGCTGAACCGGCCGCTGCCGCCACCGCCGGCGCCGGACGAGGGGCCTGAGCCGCTGGAGATCGCCGGCGCCCGGCTGCCCGCCGAGGCGAGGGGCTTCCGCATGATCGGCCTGCCCGCCGCCGATCCGACCCCGGGCGAGCGGGAGGGCCTGATCGCCCGCTATGAGATCGAGGGCGGGGCCGCGAGCATCCGCCTCTTCGCCCCCACCGACGGGCCGGTGCCGGATGGGCCGGATACCCCGCTGGCGCGGGAGCTGCTGGCGGAGGCGGGGCGCGGCCTGCCCGCGGCGGGCGGCCGGGCCGGTGGCACGCGCCGCTCCGCCGCCATGGCACGGGAGGGCACGCCGCTGCTGCGCTGCCTGATGCACGAGACGCCGCGGCCGCCGGCGCAGGTGGTGACCACGGAGTTCGTCTGCGCCACGGGAACCGCGGGCCGGCTCTTCCTGCTGCGCGCCACCATCCGCCACGGCGCGCGGGAGCGGGTGGCGGTGGCGCGGACGGTGATCCTGTTCGGCGTGGAGGCCATCGAGGCGCTGTCCGGCCTGCCGCCGCTGCCGCCGGGCGTGCGCTTCACGGGGATGGCCGCCGGCTGGATGGTGGCGCGGGCCGGATCGGGGTCGGCGCCGGCCTGACCGGGCACACGGGTCGGGTCGCGCGGCGCCCGTGCGTTCCCACGGGAACGGTGACTTGCCGGAACGACATGCTACGGTGACGCCAGCGGAACAGGAGCCTGGCGCATGGGCGAAGAATGGCAGCCGAAGCCCCCGACGATCGGCGACAACGGCATGCCGGTCTATCCGCTGGATCCCAACACCGGCGTTCCGACGACCCCTTACGTGAAGATCCTGTCCGACGTGGACGCGGTGAAGAACGGCCTGGCCTGGGGCGAGGCGACGAATGCCTATGTCCGCCGCTACATGACCATCGGCGCCAGCAACAAGGTGTCCGACCTGATCAGCTCCGGCCTCCAGTCCCTCCGCTGCGTGTCGCAGGCGCGGGCGGAGGAGGATGCCGTCGCGTCGCAGTACGGCGCCTGGGACTTCCAGATGAAGATTGCGGAGATCGCCAAGCGCCGTGGTTGCGGCAACTGCAACGAGCAGACGGCCATCGCCCTGTGGTTCCTCTCGGGCTACGGGCAGGTGCCGCTGGACGGCATCGAGTGGGAAGGCGGCGACCACCGCATGGCGCTGCTGGGACGGCAGGCCGGCGACGTGTACGACCTTTCGACCTGGGGGCCGCGCGCCGTGGTCGTCGATCCGTGGAACGGCGTGACCTATCCTGCGGCGGAGTTCCGCCAGCACCGGGGCTCCAGCGAACGCTGGTCGCACTTCGCCCGCAAGGAGAGGTGAGGGCCGGCCCGTCTGCGCCCGGCCTGCTTGCGCCCGACCGGGTGGACCCGGACCCGGTGGGCCCGCCTCAGCCCTCCAGCTCGCTGTCCCAGTAGAGGTAGTCGCGCCAGCTCTCGTGCAGGTAGTTCGGCGGGAAGCCGCGGCCGTTGTCCTGCAATTCCCAGGAGGTGGGCTGGCGCGGCGTGACCCGCGGCAGCATCTGGCACTCGCGCGGCAGCTTGGAGCCCTTGCGCAGGTTGCAGGGGCCGCAGGCGGTGACGACGTTCTCCCAGCTCGTCCGCCCGCCGCGCGAGCGGGGGATGACGTGGTCGAAGGTCAGCTCCGGCGTCGGGAAGCCCTGGCTGCAGTACTGGCAGGCGAAGTGGTCGCGCAGGAAGACGTTGAAGCGGGTGAAGGCCGGCCGCCGCGCCGCGGGGATGTACTCGCGCAGCGCGATGACGCTGGGCAGGCGCATGGTGAGCGTGGGCGAATGCACCGCATGCTCGTACTCGCTGAGCACCGAGACCCGGTCCAGGAACACCGCCTTCACCGCGTCCTGCCAGGACCAGAGCGATAGCGGGTAGTAGGACAGCGGACGGAAATCCGCGTTCAACACCAATGCGGGGAATGTCTGGCCGCCGTCGGGCAAGCGCCGCTCCCGTGCCGTTGTCGGGACACGGGCCACCAGCGCTGGGGCCGACCCGGGCGGTCAGGCCCCAGATGCAGTGGCGCCGCCCGATACGCCCCAAGGTGTGCCACGCACCACGCCGCGTCGCAACACCACCGCCGCAGACGTCACGCAGGCGTCACGCGGCGTGCCAGGAAAGCCGCGCCGGCGGCCAAGCCGGCCGCGTCGATGCCGTGCCCCAGCCCGGGGATGAAGCGCGCCTCCACCGCCGCGCCGAGTCCGCGCAGCGCGGCTTCCGCCAGCTGCGACGCCTGTGCCGGCACGACCTCGTCGGCCAGACCGTGCACCAGCAGGACGGGCGGCAGCGGGCGGGTGGCCTCCGCGGCCAGGGTCGCGGGATCGAGCAGCGCCCCGGCATAGGCGAGGATTCCGGCAGGCGGGACGGCACGGCGCAGCCCGGCATGCAGCGCCATCATCGCCCCCTGGCTGAAGCCCATCAGGGTGAGGGCCGAGTCGGGCAGCCCCTCCCGCGCCAGGATCGCGGCGAGCCGGGCCTCCAGCGCGGGCGCCGCCGCCCGGATGGCGGCCGCCAGCACCGCCGGCCGGCGGTCGGAGAGAGGGAACCACTGCCGGCCGAAGGGGGCCTCGGCATAGGGGTCGGGCGCGTCGAGCGACAGGAACAGCGCGTCCGGCGCGGCGGTGGCCCATTCCGCGGCCAGGTCGATCAGGTCGTCCGCATCGGCGCCGACCCCGTGCAGCAGCACCACCAGCCGCCGCGGCGCGCCGCCCGATCGCGGGTCACGGCGCCTCTCGCCCGTCCGATCCATCCTGCGCCGTCCTTCCTGTGCCGGGGGGCTTCCGCTAACCGGAGGGCGCGATGACGTCCATCGTTACCCGCTTCGCGCCCAGCCCGACCGGCTTCCTGCATCTGGGCCACGCCCATTCCGCCCTGCGCGGCTGGCGCGCGGCGCGGGCGGCGGGCGGGCGCTTCCTGCTGCGGATCGAGGACATCGACCCTACCCGCTGCCGCCCCGAATACCGCGCGGCGATCGCCGAGGACCTGGCCTGGCTGGGCCTGGACTGGGACGGACCGGTGCGGGTGCAGTCGGAGCACCTGCCGGACTATGCCGCCACGCTGGACCGGCTGGCGGCGCGGGGGCTGCTCTATCCCTGCTTCTGCACCCGGGCGGAGATCGCGCGGGAGATCGCCGCCAGTGGCCACGCCCCGCACCTCGCCCCCATGGGCCCCGACGGCCCCGTCTACCCCGGCACCTGCCGACGTCTGCCGTCGGGGGTGCGGGCCGCCCGGCTGGCGGCAGGCGAGCCGCATGCGCTGCGGCTGGACATGGCGGCGGCGCTGGCGACGGCGGGAGGGCCGCCGGACTACGAGGAGGAGGGGGCGGGCCGCGTCGCCTGCGACCCGGGGCGCTTCGGCGACGTGGTGCTGGCGCGCAAGGACGCGCCCGCCTCCTACCACCTCTGCGTCACCCATGACGACGCGCTCCAGGGCGTGACGTTGGTGACGCGCGGCGCGGACCTGCGCGCGGCGACCGACATCCACCGGTTGCTCCAGGGGCTGCTCGGCTGGCCGGCGCCGCGCTACGCGCACCATCCGCTGCTGCTCGGCCCGGACGGCAGGCGCCTGG contains:
- the osmF gene encoding glycine betaine ABC transporter substrate-binding protein OsmF — translated: MPLALPSPTRRAALLGALAATLPLAARAQGRPVVVASKLDTEGALLGEMIAQVLAAKGVPVERKLQLGPTRIVRGAILAGEIDVYPEYTGNGAFFFQMESDPAWHDPAAGAAKVKALDAERNDLVWLEPSPANNTWAIAVRSDLAASARLASLEDLARHLAANGPFKLAASAEFVESPAALPAFQRVYGFTLPPDRLVVLAGGDTAVTMRAAAERLNGVNAAMVYGTDGAIAALDLKVLADPKGAQIVYRPAPVVRGAVAKAHPRLGEWLNPVFASLSLETLQRLNSRVVVEGRDAREVAREHLKTLGIG
- a CDS encoding FUSC family protein yields the protein MSPAVRLERLGFDPARLRFALRTALAACCAVVLAWLLGLEHPQWSGMTVWAASLPVRGHLLEKGLFRALGTVAGSAFGMGLLLAAGNDPWWIVTGLALWLGLCAGAGNLLRGFASYGAILAGYSAAMVALLHSARWASPLAIGIDRMLTVLVGVAVALALGWIFAAATDPADPARRARDLSARLLAAAAAHLAGRGPRPAEEDERLLSGMAAIEDGLDSHAAGSLRSRAMVRSVRRLLSAQVALLLWMRRPPSPGPHEALAAALREAADDPAPAPLQRAAALAGNDPLLREALTALAAAAGEAPGAGPGGVPLHRDWVGAREAMLRAVAVNATVGALWLATGWEAGVFMLLGTAIMTTVFSTADQPTRILPQVLLGQAIGIAAALACRWLAWPLAGGEAGLVALMLPFILAGGVLFGHRRGSGPVGFDANMVLLLLLQPSWPLAGSLEHSLTVGAAVLLGPAIGLLAFHLVFPVDGRRRLRMLSGMMVREVEAMAARRGASLHRPVWRARLYHRVLRLVRWAEKTGTSRAQVAEGGFALLLLGSAVLHLDEVLREPGLEARVARPLALALARLRQVGTQPGRAARALRRAADRLAADPRVDTALLREAAAELSGQAGFIGQAAARHPAAA
- a CDS encoding MarR family winged helix-turn-helix transcriptional regulator; translation: MDSSSSLRARFGMLFVGTARRWRAAVDARLAGLGLSDATWPPLIHIDRSGGGISQTELAARVGIDGSSLVRLLDILAGKGLIERRQDPADRRSNLLFLTPAGQVAVAEIRRILIETEEAMLADLDDARMEALTHALERIDARIRHLRDGASGP
- a CDS encoding cupin domain-containing protein, yielding MRTTVSKAAGAGYDAGLRAFFAYRDLGVREATGGAFGAHVIRAVPGEGPKPQWHTHDLAFQLVLVLRGWVRFEYEDVGEVLLEPGDSVMQPPGVRHREVEHSDDLEMLEVTAPGEFPTHGAEAPGRAAAAPIPG
- a CDS encoding glutathione S-transferase family protein — its product is MLTIWGRTNSSNVMKVLWLCHELQLGYRREDAGGVFGRTRDAAYRAINPNSLIPTIEDDGFVLWESNAILRYLARTRPGGIALYPEEPRGRGLVDQWLDWQLGTLTPQMATIFYTFIRLPEPERDLVAAAKARDEAERLWRILDARLAGEEYVAGAFSLADIALGPFVHRWYALPVQRPELPNLAAWYARLRQREGFRTHCDQPLT
- a CDS encoding disulfide bond formation protein B, coding for MTLRRAALALALLAAAAPLLAMASEGWLGLAPCALCLWQRWPYWLAVALALAAAALRSRALLALAGVAVLASAAIAGLHVGVEQHWWPSPLPSCAAPVSTGGGTVDDLMRSLAAKPAKPCDAPAFLIPGLPVSMAAMNLVYALALGGWALWAARRGGRA
- a CDS encoding HNH endonuclease, which produces MPDGGQTFPALVLNADFRPLSYYPLSLWSWQDAVKAVFLDRVSVLSEYEHAVHSPTLTMRLPSVIALREYIPAARRPAFTRFNVFLRDHFACQYCSQGFPTPELTFDHVIPRSRGGRTSWENVVTACGPCNLRKGSKLPRECQMLPRVTPRQPTSWELQDNGRGFPPNYLHESWRDYLYWDSELEG
- a CDS encoding alpha/beta hydrolase, whose protein sequence is MDRTGERRRDPRSGGAPRRLVVLLHGVGADADDLIDLAAEWATAAPDALFLSLDAPDPYAEAPFGRQWFPLSDRRPAVLAAAIRAAAPALEARLAAILAREGLPDSALTLMGFSQGAMMALHAGLRRAVPPAGILAYAGALLDPATLAAEATRPLPPVLLVHGLADEVVPAQASQLAEAALRGLGAAVEARFIPGLGHGIDAAGLAAGAAFLARRVTPA
- the gluQRS gene encoding tRNA glutamyl-Q(34) synthetase GluQRS is translated as MTSIVTRFAPSPTGFLHLGHAHSALRGWRAARAAGGRFLLRIEDIDPTRCRPEYRAAIAEDLAWLGLDWDGPVRVQSEHLPDYAATLDRLAARGLLYPCFCTRAEIAREIAASGHAPHLAPMGPDGPVYPGTCRRLPSGVRAARLAAGEPHALRLDMAAALATAGGPPDYEEEGAGRVACDPGRFGDVVLARKDAPASYHLCVTHDDALQGVTLVTRGADLRAATDIHRLLQGLLGWPAPRYAHHPLLLGPDGRRLAKRDGAPALRELRAAGRSPAEVRAMAGLPDGAGP